A genomic segment from Actinoplanes sichuanensis encodes:
- the dpdK gene encoding phospholipase D-like domain-containing protein DpdK has translation MILERVVRTGRTTGLRIDTVLAAALLGELITPSRELWLVSPWISDVNVIDNTSGSYDSVFAEPANKMYPLSEVLAMLTYSEARLTVVTRPDPHNRSFLDRLNRQVQSGQLLTVQDEDVHEKTFCGELWLLTGSMNLTVRGMQVNDEAVTYKNSAQAAAQARLDLRRRFGGHA, from the coding sequence ATGATCCTCGAACGAGTCGTGCGCACCGGCCGCACGACCGGACTCCGCATCGACACGGTACTTGCGGCAGCCCTCCTCGGTGAACTCATAACACCGAGTCGGGAACTGTGGCTCGTTTCGCCATGGATCAGCGATGTCAATGTCATCGACAATACGAGTGGCAGCTATGACAGCGTCTTCGCCGAGCCTGCCAACAAGATGTACCCCCTTTCGGAGGTACTGGCAATGCTCACATACAGTGAAGCTAGGCTAACTGTCGTTACTCGACCCGATCCGCACAATAGGAGCTTCCTGGATCGGCTAAACCGCCAAGTTCAGAGTGGACAGCTTCTCACCGTTCAAGACGAGGACGTGCACGAGAAGACATTCTGCGGTGAACTCTGGCTCCTCACCGGTTCGATGAACTTGACCGTGCGTGGCATGCAAGTCAACGACGAAGCCGTGACCTATAAGAACAGTGCCCAAGCCGCCGCGCAGGCGCGACTTGATTTGCGCCGCCGTTTCGGAGGTCACGCGTGA
- the dpdJ gene encoding protein DpdJ, which translates to MTQRLGGRFLSEILDDLEGLELPLLAWGVTTGSLSVDEVMSTIRDHLATATAPADTTADEVHDALLDAALLFQVPNTTPVRYRTRMGETVRLTARLRQLFALRQPASPPSRWWERGRTLVADYRLHTARRRYPKRDVTIDAALAALAQEPLWTSHDSVVARAQLSHPTLAQFQVDATRTILNATRTGRSAGVIIGAGTGSGKTLGFYLPALCAMATRARQGGGGVHSVALYPRIELLRDQLRGAISTTMRVNTAQEQAQARRLRLGVLYGDTPQSVDQLNSGKAPHLVRAWPERDEGLVCPYLTCPACGAELVWPAQDRSGESRERLRCVQRSCDMVITDLALTRESLHASPPDLLFTTTEMLNRNSTHATLGPLLGWLGTNRPSLVLLDEAHTYSGMHGAQVALLLRRWRNALRRPVTFVGLSATLRDAAAFFGQLTGLPDAAVDYVTPRDEELEEEGREYAIALRSDPVSGVSQLSTSIQAAMLFGRVLDPLNREFLYGSRGFLFTDDLDVTNRFYDDLRDAEGSQDRRGNRMPGRVLAGLRSPDGPFRSERYIDGQSWDLVQQIGHDLDPMANVGELRIGRTSSQDVGVDKDADLVVATASLEVGYDDERVGLVLQHKAPHDAAAFLQRRGRAGRRRGTRPWTVVTLSDYGRDRLAYQAYDSLFSPELAATRLPIGNRFVLKIHGTQAMLDWLAGMLRAMRIDPRRLLTAPTPAAQPIPAQYVDALTELLEKVIVDAALQDDLINHLRRALDITTDEAQALLWEQPRSLLLSVAPTALRRLRCSWQPVDTDPGAHPRSMLPDFLTRTLYEPLNVPEVTFELPFASDPESLPIERALREAVPGRVSRRYGHRRSDDRTWIDLPQANAQGMLDITTFVETHTPQGIWTPPGQQPIQVLRPHVIKLQRPDATVDDRSQGIPLWASQVVAPASGLYEANVPKPSTWGDRVTAVGFATSAAGNPAEIRRMTLGADCETVYTRPTRTIASTVRYTFDGQPAALGFRLTADAARFRILPLDLTREAVTTYLRSPQWRLLAFTAAVAQDPALDGVANTFQRGWLTLVYTAAHALAATEPGNSASNSETLYSALRGGAWRDDIEEVLRILYRDATPAGAPAPERLVTTLTGLSNDASVIACLDRHGRLLWSEDVVTNTGQLAQKVYRETVAAAILAAAQRACPDAQDRDLIVDAQEPSDANGPADIWLSETALGGLGIIEQLVSYYARDPRRFWGLVDSALGPSDHEYVHDSLVRLLDHVVSDPAAAAGVAIQALRQARSAHDADQALQQLRSAWTTLDGYPRHPAIAALSVRLLRPGSTSNTDATALGLVRVWDDLQQRLGIEVDATTLAYLVGIGRLAVPGTDGTPLSADQVFSLLWPRGSRARVQHLQHYQPYAGPPLLDRLLVQAAHDERLLAIDVTDPTWLDRYTAEMRMRGTVVLVAPVASAREFGRALQMIPAVAIDRDVLRVYGEVATVVRQDGSLRAMIEIREAAQ; encoded by the coding sequence GTGACTCAGCGGCTTGGTGGTCGCTTCCTGTCCGAGATCCTCGACGACCTAGAAGGCCTCGAACTACCGCTCCTGGCCTGGGGCGTGACCACCGGCAGCCTTTCGGTCGACGAGGTCATGTCCACGATCAGAGACCACCTCGCCACCGCCACGGCGCCCGCCGACACGACGGCCGACGAGGTCCACGACGCCTTGCTCGACGCCGCCCTACTCTTCCAAGTTCCTAATACGACGCCAGTGCGCTATCGCACCCGCATGGGCGAGACCGTCCGGCTCACCGCCCGCCTACGCCAACTGTTTGCACTGCGCCAGCCCGCATCGCCGCCATCGCGTTGGTGGGAACGCGGCCGCACCTTGGTCGCGGACTACCGGCTCCACACCGCCCGGCGGCGATACCCCAAGCGCGACGTCACCATCGACGCCGCGCTGGCCGCGCTGGCCCAGGAGCCGCTGTGGACCTCGCATGACAGCGTCGTCGCTCGTGCGCAACTGAGCCACCCGACGCTCGCGCAGTTCCAGGTCGATGCCACCAGGACGATCCTGAATGCGACACGAACCGGCCGTAGCGCCGGCGTGATCATCGGAGCCGGGACCGGCAGCGGCAAGACCCTCGGCTTCTATCTGCCGGCTTTGTGCGCGATGGCCACCCGTGCCCGGCAGGGAGGCGGTGGCGTTCACAGCGTCGCGCTCTACCCACGCATCGAACTGCTCCGCGACCAACTGCGCGGGGCGATCAGTACCACCATGCGTGTCAACACCGCACAGGAGCAAGCCCAGGCCCGCCGACTGCGCCTCGGCGTTCTCTACGGTGACACGCCCCAGAGCGTCGATCAGCTGAACTCCGGCAAAGCGCCGCACCTCGTCCGTGCCTGGCCGGAGCGAGACGAAGGGCTGGTCTGCCCATACCTTACCTGTCCTGCCTGCGGAGCAGAGTTGGTATGGCCGGCGCAAGATCGCAGCGGAGAATCACGGGAGCGGCTTCGGTGTGTCCAGCGATCATGCGACATGGTGATCACAGACCTGGCGCTCACCCGTGAATCGCTCCACGCCTCACCGCCCGACCTGCTGTTCACCACCACGGAGATGCTCAACCGCAACTCCACCCACGCAACACTCGGCCCGCTGCTGGGCTGGCTCGGCACCAACCGGCCCAGCCTTGTGCTGCTCGATGAAGCCCACACCTACAGCGGAATGCACGGCGCTCAAGTCGCCCTGCTCCTGCGTCGATGGCGCAACGCCCTTCGCCGACCGGTAACCTTCGTCGGCCTCAGCGCGACCCTGCGCGACGCGGCCGCGTTCTTCGGTCAACTGACCGGTTTGCCGGACGCCGCGGTGGACTACGTCACACCGCGCGACGAAGAACTGGAGGAGGAAGGCCGCGAGTACGCCATCGCGCTGCGATCCGACCCCGTCTCCGGCGTTAGCCAACTGTCGACCTCCATTCAGGCGGCGATGCTCTTCGGCCGGGTGCTGGACCCGCTCAACCGGGAGTTTCTATACGGCTCCCGCGGCTTCTTGTTCACCGATGACCTCGATGTCACCAACCGGTTCTACGACGATCTGCGCGATGCCGAAGGGAGCCAAGACCGGCGAGGTAACCGGATGCCCGGCCGGGTGCTGGCCGGCCTGCGGTCACCCGACGGGCCCTTCCGAAGCGAGCGATATATCGACGGGCAGTCCTGGGACCTCGTGCAACAGATCGGCCATGACCTCGACCCCATGGCCAACGTCGGCGAGCTACGCATCGGCCGGACCTCGTCCCAGGACGTCGGCGTGGACAAGGACGCGGACCTCGTCGTCGCCACCGCGTCCCTTGAGGTCGGCTACGACGACGAACGCGTTGGCCTCGTGCTGCAGCACAAAGCGCCACACGACGCGGCCGCTTTCCTCCAACGCCGCGGACGCGCCGGCCGTCGCCGCGGCACCCGACCGTGGACCGTCGTCACCCTGTCGGACTACGGCCGCGATCGACTCGCCTACCAGGCCTACGACTCCCTCTTCTCCCCGGAGCTGGCCGCCACCCGGCTGCCCATCGGCAACCGCTTCGTCCTGAAGATCCACGGTACGCAAGCGATGCTCGATTGGCTCGCCGGCATGCTGCGCGCCATGCGCATCGACCCACGGCGCCTGCTCACCGCCCCGACCCCAGCGGCGCAGCCGATTCCGGCGCAATACGTCGATGCCCTCACCGAACTGCTTGAGAAGGTCATCGTCGATGCAGCGCTGCAGGATGACCTCATCAACCACCTCCGTCGGGCACTGGACATCACCACCGACGAAGCACAGGCACTGCTCTGGGAACAACCGCGTTCCTTGCTGCTCAGCGTCGCGCCAACAGCACTGCGCCGGCTGAGATGCTCCTGGCAACCAGTCGACACCGATCCCGGCGCCCACCCGAGAAGCATGCTGCCCGACTTCCTCACCCGAACGCTGTACGAACCCCTCAACGTTCCTGAGGTCACCTTCGAGTTGCCGTTCGCGAGCGACCCCGAATCCCTGCCAATCGAACGAGCGCTACGTGAAGCTGTCCCAGGACGAGTCAGCCGCAGATACGGACATCGCCGCAGCGATGACCGCACCTGGATAGATCTGCCCCAAGCCAACGCGCAGGGGATGCTCGACATCACCACCTTCGTCGAGACCCACACCCCGCAAGGAATCTGGACTCCGCCGGGTCAGCAGCCCATCCAGGTATTGCGGCCCCACGTCATCAAACTCCAAAGGCCTGACGCCACTGTTGATGATCGGTCCCAGGGAATCCCGCTCTGGGCATCTCAAGTCGTCGCGCCTGCGAGCGGGCTTTACGAGGCTAACGTGCCGAAACCCTCCACCTGGGGTGACCGAGTCACTGCAGTCGGGTTCGCCACCAGCGCCGCCGGCAATCCCGCCGAGATCCGGCGAATGACGCTCGGCGCCGACTGCGAAACGGTGTACACCCGCCCGACGCGAACCATCGCCAGCACCGTGCGCTACACCTTTGACGGGCAACCCGCAGCGTTGGGATTCCGCCTGACCGCCGACGCGGCCCGCTTCCGCATCCTGCCCCTGGACCTGACCCGCGAAGCCGTGACTACCTACCTGCGGTCACCTCAATGGCGGCTCCTCGCGTTCACGGCCGCCGTCGCCCAGGACCCAGCGCTCGACGGCGTGGCCAACACTTTCCAGCGCGGGTGGCTCACGTTGGTCTACACCGCCGCACATGCTCTGGCCGCCACGGAGCCAGGCAACTCGGCTTCGAACAGCGAGACCTTGTACTCCGCTCTCCGCGGTGGTGCCTGGCGGGACGACATCGAGGAAGTCCTGCGCATCCTCTATCGAGATGCAACGCCGGCGGGAGCGCCCGCACCGGAACGCCTCGTCACCACCCTCACGGGGCTGAGTAACGACGCCAGCGTCATCGCCTGCCTCGACCGGCATGGCCGACTGCTGTGGTCCGAGGACGTAGTCACCAACACAGGCCAACTGGCGCAGAAGGTCTACCGGGAAACCGTGGCGGCGGCCATTCTCGCCGCCGCCCAACGTGCGTGTCCAGACGCGCAAGACCGTGACCTCATCGTCGACGCGCAAGAACCAAGCGACGCCAACGGGCCGGCAGACATCTGGCTCAGCGAAACCGCACTGGGCGGGCTCGGCATCATTGAACAACTCGTGAGCTACTACGCTCGCGATCCTCGCCGATTCTGGGGACTCGTTGACAGCGCACTCGGGCCGAGCGACCACGAATACGTCCACGACTCGCTCGTGCGGCTACTCGACCACGTCGTCTCGGATCCCGCCGCCGCGGCGGGCGTAGCAATACAAGCCCTCCGGCAAGCCCGTTCCGCACATGACGCCGACCAGGCCCTGCAACAGTTGCGGTCGGCATGGACGACGCTCGACGGATACCCGCGGCACCCAGCCATAGCAGCCCTGTCTGTTCGCCTCCTGCGCCCCGGGAGCACGAGCAATACCGACGCCACCGCACTAGGACTGGTCAGAGTCTGGGATGACCTACAGCAGCGGCTCGGAATCGAAGTCGACGCGACGACGCTGGCATATCTCGTCGGAATCGGTCGGCTTGCCGTACCAGGGACCGATGGAACACCCCTGAGCGCCGACCAGGTATTTAGCCTGTTGTGGCCGCGCGGAAGTCGAGCCAGAGTGCAACACCTACAGCACTATCAGCCCTACGCGGGACCTCCGCTGCTTGATCGACTGCTGGTCCAGGCAGCGCATGACGAGCGCCTACTCGCCATCGACGTCACCGACCCGACCTGGCTCGACCGATACACCGCCGAGATGCGCATGCGCGGCACGGTCGTTCTTGTCGCGCCAGTGGCTTCCGCCCGAGAATTCGGCAGGGCACTGCAAATGATCCCAGCCGTTGCGATAGACCGCGACGTCCTACGCGTCTACGGCGAGGTGGCCACGGTGGTGCGACAGGACGGTTCCCTGCGGGCGATGATTGAGATTCGTGAGGCGGCCCAATGA
- the dpdH gene encoding protein DpdH codes for MAEFRQFLCWSPTTAATTITTEAVSPSPSVFFATHAPLRIRRRHPEGRADTHSAEVTEEQVRRDFLQRSTPTGVLLMPVIGESGAGKSHLVRWIYEKTPPTASRAIIYLPKTSTSLRAVVRALLDQPDVDSPELAQLRADVDRMSSELDQRSLERRLINELSEAVAVADSKPGAARILAGPDRLASLLLDPHIRDHLLQEGKLIPRLAASLLSDGHERDNERPTSFTVDDLPLDVADVKKASDKAYRLLMQITTKPDLQTAAVDILTDQLPTAVTAAWNIGGGRLQDAMLEVRRQYARQGKEILLLIEDFVVLQGVQRDLLDALIEAGEREGRTVLAPVRTLMAVTSGYFERLTETVLTRAKAATPYVYDLDVAFDTSERGRAEVGAFVGRYLNAARLGHNVLEEAGVAAGAAIPNKCEDCPFKDTCHAAFGVSTDGHGLYPFNWPALRRAIRARPARNKPDSFNPRAVIGEVVRPVLVEHAEALREGTFPDERFREDFPTPSEETFLLGVVKQEIEERDPNGAQRRETFLEFWGDAPDQVKNLEPELHAAFGIKPLRIDDASSLRTRFTPTAPTVAGPRPNTPATAAPAPANGIPPRIRKMIDDIENWQGRDAQLPQPTAFAIRSIIRQAVTSRSLWNDPIMAEPLTGDLDKAWPVRPTVVSIEGAEGEGGRTASGGAPIYFKRLPANAAFFQQLLLAGAGIMAGNSIALRRLHRIAEQHQTTMQQAVLRTRAFSDKELITSMRASLLGAVLAGHARPDMADQALLDAALDDGQSWHRPDADSRTAAWLALWDTHRAARPELVAKLRESIGYRRGTTGAIRLVDATRAVPLLKQAAREWTWQRPETLPEWASRAVNGFAKFADTMESQVTRLQGDLAQTRIHLPAGVSGAETVAAVEQALNAALGVGLAPDDLTGFRTNLAEVKECDWRCLDRLERDLAKIEAAAAADERSRAIVTAAARNEGKDLMIIRRFLMDSDAWLSDQLVAAQRRVGGAGAAAAVRVQDLLNRWSALDGGPQ; via the coding sequence ATGGCTGAGTTCCGGCAGTTCCTGTGCTGGTCACCCACGACCGCGGCAACGACGATCACCACCGAGGCAGTCTCACCCTCTCCGTCGGTGTTCTTCGCGACCCACGCTCCTCTGCGGATTCGACGGCGACACCCGGAAGGACGAGCGGACACCCACAGCGCCGAGGTCACCGAGGAACAGGTGCGGCGTGACTTCCTGCAGCGGTCCACGCCAACCGGTGTCCTCCTGATGCCCGTCATCGGTGAATCCGGCGCCGGCAAGTCACACCTCGTACGGTGGATCTACGAGAAGACCCCGCCCACCGCGTCGCGGGCGATCATCTATCTGCCCAAGACCAGCACGAGCCTGCGTGCGGTCGTCCGAGCCCTTCTCGATCAGCCTGACGTCGACAGTCCCGAACTCGCCCAGCTGCGCGCCGACGTTGACCGAATGAGCTCGGAACTCGACCAGCGCAGCCTCGAACGACGACTGATCAACGAACTGTCAGAGGCCGTGGCCGTCGCCGATTCGAAGCCAGGCGCGGCGCGGATCCTTGCTGGGCCTGACCGTCTAGCGTCGCTCCTGCTCGACCCTCATATCCGCGACCACCTGCTACAAGAAGGCAAGCTGATCCCGCGTCTGGCCGCGAGCCTGCTGTCGGACGGCCACGAGCGAGACAACGAGCGACCCACCAGCTTCACCGTCGACGACCTCCCGCTCGACGTGGCCGACGTGAAGAAAGCATCCGACAAGGCATACCGGCTGCTGATGCAGATCACCACCAAGCCCGATTTGCAGACCGCCGCCGTCGACATCCTCACCGACCAGTTGCCGACCGCGGTAACCGCCGCGTGGAACATCGGTGGGGGACGCCTACAGGACGCGATGCTGGAAGTCCGGCGCCAGTACGCCCGCCAGGGCAAGGAAATCCTCCTGCTCATCGAGGATTTCGTTGTTTTGCAAGGCGTCCAGCGCGACTTGCTCGACGCGCTCATCGAGGCGGGCGAGCGAGAGGGGCGCACCGTGCTGGCTCCTGTACGCACCTTGATGGCGGTGACCAGCGGATACTTCGAGCGGCTGACCGAAACGGTGCTGACCCGGGCCAAGGCAGCGACACCATACGTCTACGACCTTGACGTCGCATTCGACACCTCGGAGCGAGGGCGCGCCGAAGTCGGCGCCTTTGTTGGCCGATACCTCAACGCCGCCCGGCTCGGGCACAACGTGCTTGAAGAGGCGGGAGTGGCCGCCGGTGCCGCAATTCCCAACAAGTGCGAGGACTGCCCCTTCAAAGACACCTGTCACGCCGCCTTCGGCGTATCCACCGATGGGCACGGGCTGTACCCGTTCAACTGGCCGGCGCTACGGCGCGCCATTCGCGCCCGACCAGCACGCAACAAGCCGGACTCATTCAACCCGCGAGCCGTCATCGGTGAAGTTGTCCGACCGGTCCTCGTCGAACACGCTGAGGCACTGCGTGAGGGAACCTTCCCAGACGAACGATTCCGCGAAGATTTCCCCACACCCAGCGAAGAGACGTTTCTGCTCGGCGTGGTGAAGCAGGAAATTGAAGAGCGGGATCCGAACGGCGCGCAGCGGCGAGAGACCTTCCTCGAGTTTTGGGGGGATGCGCCTGACCAGGTGAAGAATCTCGAGCCGGAACTTCACGCCGCGTTCGGTATCAAACCGCTGCGCATCGACGATGCATCGTCACTGCGGACCAGGTTCACCCCAACCGCTCCAACTGTAGCCGGCCCACGCCCGAACACCCCAGCGACCGCTGCACCGGCGCCGGCCAACGGGATACCTCCGCGCATCCGGAAAATGATCGACGACATCGAAAACTGGCAGGGCCGCGATGCCCAGCTTCCGCAACCCACAGCCTTCGCCATCCGCAGCATCATCCGGCAAGCGGTGACCAGCCGCAGCCTCTGGAATGACCCGATCATGGCCGAGCCGCTAACGGGTGATCTTGACAAGGCGTGGCCCGTCCGACCCACCGTGGTCTCCATCGAGGGCGCGGAGGGCGAGGGCGGCCGCACGGCAAGCGGCGGAGCCCCGATCTACTTCAAGCGCCTTCCCGCCAACGCGGCCTTCTTCCAGCAACTCCTGCTGGCCGGTGCCGGCATCATGGCCGGCAACTCGATCGCGCTGCGGCGCCTGCACCGCATCGCCGAGCAGCACCAGACGACCATGCAGCAGGCCGTCCTGCGCACGCGGGCCTTCTCCGACAAAGAACTGATTACGAGCATGCGGGCGTCCCTGCTGGGCGCCGTCCTCGCCGGCCACGCCCGGCCGGACATGGCAGACCAGGCATTGCTAGACGCAGCCCTTGACGACGGGCAATCATGGCATCGCCCCGATGCCGACAGCCGAACCGCCGCCTGGCTGGCGCTGTGGGATACGCACCGCGCGGCCCGCCCAGAACTTGTCGCGAAACTACGTGAGAGCATCGGTTACCGACGAGGCACCACGGGCGCCATCCGGCTCGTTGACGCGACGCGCGCGGTACCTTTGCTGAAGCAAGCGGCTCGAGAATGGACCTGGCAGCGACCGGAGACGCTGCCCGAGTGGGCCAGCCGAGCGGTGAACGGATTCGCCAAGTTCGCCGACACGATGGAGTCGCAGGTCACCCGTCTCCAGGGGGATCTCGCGCAGACCCGTATCCACCTCCCCGCCGGGGTCAGTGGCGCAGAAACTGTCGCCGCTGTGGAACAAGCGCTCAACGCCGCGCTCGGGGTTGGCCTCGCGCCCGACGACTTGACCGGCTTCCGGACTAATCTCGCCGAGGTGAAGGAATGCGACTGGCGCTGTCTCGATCGGCTCGAACGTGACCTGGCTAAGATCGAAGCCGCCGCTGCCGCCGACGAGCGTAGTCGTGCGATTGTTACTGCCGCAGCCCGCAACGAGGGCAAGGACCTCATGATCATCCGTCGATTTCTTATGGACAGTGATGCCTGGCTCAGCGACCAACTCGTGGCGGCGCAACGAAGGGTTGGTGGCGCGGGCGCCGCTGCCGCGGTCCGTGTTCAAGATCTGCTGAACCGCTGGAGCGCGCTGGACGGAGGCCCGCAGTGA
- the dpdG gene encoding protein DpdG gives MALLNDPASLPTPMWIVARYLASNPRQHHLRDALRALLSPGSLLPLDKRENDTTFDWAVRTLDDLGIVRIDSDKISLSDVGPDLRPDDVAAFNDLLRHQVLDPSRNATIADGDQTGPKDLVRALSWFLTLDPFVAMSHTDVVQRQRGALAEHVGNPLVNDFRWNRFTYWAPALGFAAPPLIPPSGSRTQTLAPDCVTAVLRTVRAKWEPGTRLPARDMVTAITDELPVLPGGRYSVALGLPNEAPDVSAVLSFALLCGDEYGWLKLDRRSDADDEVLLVDPDRSSQVLRITHVEIQESVNG, from the coding sequence ATGGCGCTGCTGAACGATCCGGCTTCTCTTCCCACCCCGATGTGGATCGTCGCTCGCTACCTGGCGTCAAACCCCCGTCAGCATCACCTGCGAGACGCCCTGCGGGCGCTGCTGAGCCCCGGCAGCCTGTTACCGCTAGACAAGCGGGAAAACGACACTACCTTCGACTGGGCCGTGCGCACTCTGGACGACCTTGGCATAGTCCGAATCGACAGCGACAAAATCTCATTGTCGGACGTCGGGCCCGATCTTCGCCCGGACGATGTCGCCGCTTTCAACGACCTGTTACGCCATCAGGTGCTTGACCCCAGCCGCAACGCGACCATCGCCGACGGCGACCAGACCGGCCCCAAGGATCTCGTTCGTGCGCTGTCCTGGTTCCTTACTCTCGATCCGTTCGTGGCCATGAGCCACACTGACGTCGTGCAGCGGCAGCGCGGAGCCCTCGCCGAGCACGTCGGCAACCCCCTCGTCAACGACTTTCGATGGAACCGCTTTACCTATTGGGCTCCCGCGCTGGGCTTTGCCGCACCACCTCTAATCCCACCGTCCGGCAGCAGAACGCAGACCCTCGCCCCTGACTGCGTGACCGCGGTGCTTCGGACAGTGCGCGCGAAATGGGAGCCGGGTACCCGGCTCCCCGCCCGCGACATGGTCACAGCGATCACCGACGAACTGCCTGTCCTGCCCGGTGGCCGATACAGCGTCGCCCTCGGCCTGCCCAACGAGGCGCCGGACGTCTCAGCAGTGTTGTCCTTCGCCCTGCTGTGCGGCGACGAATATGGCTGGCTCAAACTCGACCGGCGTTCCGACGCCGACGACGAGGTCCTCCTCGTGGACCCAGATCGATCCAGCCAGGTGCTGCGCATTACCCACGTCGAGATCCAGGAGTCGGTCAATGGCTGA